The genomic DNA TATTTTTGGATAGGGTCAGTCATTGATAGCAGCCCTTGCTCTTCCAATAGCAAAATCCCCATACCAGTAAAAGCTTTACTCACCGAGGCCAACTCATAGAGTGTATTTTCACTTGCAGACAACCCCTTTTCAAGATCTGCATACCCAGAAGAAAAGTAGAACACTTCACCATCAGCAAGTATCGAGATTGACATTCCAGGCACACCTGATGTACGACAGGCATCATCTAGCAATGCTTGTATTGCCACAGATTTCGAATCTGACAACGCATAACTTTGTGTTGCGAATCCTGAGAATAATATAAATATCGTTAATACAAAAACAATAGTCTTTTTCATACACTCTCCTTTTTGAAGAATTATAAGGGTATAAATAACTTATTTTTATAACTATAAACTAAATTCTAATTTATCTTTCTGTTTACCTATATAATATCAATTAATTGTGAAGAGTTACACTTAAACTAACGGGGCGTTAGTTCAACAAGAAGTAAACAACTTTATTATTAGATCACTTAATGTTTAACTTCCTCGCCTATTCAGGTGCACGAATTGGAGAAGCAATCACATTAAAGTGGAAGGATTTTAATTTTAACGAAAACAGCGTCCATATCAGAAGAACTTTATACAATCCTAACAACAATAAACAAAAATATGAATTAACCTCAACAAAAAATACAGGTGCCGAGAGAAAGCTTTTAATTGACCAAGAACAATTCATTCAAAAAAACAAAAGGTTATATAAGGAATGTACCGACAAAGGTAATCTCCCATCTATTGGGTCATACAACTACTGAACAGGTAGAGAGAACATATGGACATCTAACAAGAGGATTAGAAAAAGAGGCCTCTCAAAAATTCAGTGAATTAATGAGAGACCTCTATATTTAGAGTGATTTTATCGGCGCTTATGACCAATAAAATGACCACGGTTTGATGATAAGTGCTCTACCCTTGGTCTATCAAGGGCTTAGAGTTTTCCTTACATCATGCCGCCCATTCCGCCCATTCCGCTCATATCAGGCATTCCGCCGCCAGCGCTTTCTTCTGGCTTGTCGGCGATAACTGCTTCAGTTGTTAAGAACATAGCAGATACGGATGCAGCATTTTGAAGTGCGGAACGAGTAACTTTTGTTGGGTCAACGATACCTGCGTC from Pueribacillus theae includes the following:
- a CDS encoding site-specific integrase, which gives rise to MFNFLAYSGARIGEAITLKWKDFNFNENSVHIRRTLYNPNNNKQKYELTSTKNTGAERKLLIDQEQFIQKNKRLYKECTDKGNLPSIGSYNY